The Procambarus clarkii isolate CNS0578487 chromosome 37, FALCON_Pclarkii_2.0, whole genome shotgun sequence genome window below encodes:
- the LOC138371836 gene encoding protein FAM83H-like: protein MAEGSTLARPLPLSVLPGGAFYHKSLLPEEPSTRGSLLPGEPSTKGSLLPGEPSTRGAFYQGSLLPGEPSTRGAFYQGEPSTKGSLLPRGAFYQGEPSTRGSLLPGGAFYQGEPSTRGAFYQGEPSTRGAFYQGSLLPGEPSTRGAFYQGEPSTKGSLLPGGAFYQRSLLPEEPSTRGAFYQGEPSTRGSLLPKEPSTIRATTAGKRHKITVALKFPESESVE from the coding sequence ATGGCGGAGGGTTCTACGTTGGCGCGACCACTACCATTGAGCGTTCTACCAGGGGGAGCCTTCTACCATAAGAGCCTTCTACCAGAGGAGCCTTCTACCAGGGGGAGCCTTCTACCAGGGGAGCCTTCTACCAAGGGGAGCCTTCTACCAGGGGAGCCTTCTACCAGGGGAGCCTTCTACCAGGGGAGCCTTCTACCAGGGGAGCCTTCTACCAGGGGAGCCTTCTACCAAGGGGAGCCTTCTACCAAGGGGAGCCTTCTACCAAGGGGAGCCTTCTACCAAGGGGAGCCTTCTACCAGGGGGAGCCTTCTACCAGGGGGAGCCTTCTACCAGGGGGAGCCTTCTACCAGGGGAGCCTTCTACCAAGGGGAGCCTTCTACCAGGGGAGCCTTCTACCAGGGGAGCCTTCTACCAGGGGAGCCTTCTACCAGGGGAGCCTTCTACCAAGGGGAGCCTTCTACCAAGGGGAGCCTTCTACCAGGGGGAGCCTTCTACCAGAGGAGCCTTCTACCAGAGGAGCCTTCTACCAGAGGAGCCTTCTACCAGGGGGAGCCTTCTACCAGGGGGAGCCTTCTACCAAAGGAGCCTTCTACCATAAGAGCAACCACTGCGGGGAAGCGACACAAGATCACAGTGGCGCTTAAATTTCCAGAGAGCGAGAGTGTTGAGTGA
- the LOC138371838 gene encoding mucin-19-like has translation MDHTRAVIGILQHTAAVIGNLQHTAAVIGILQHTTAVIGILQHTAAVIGILQHTAAVIGNLQHTAAVIGILQHTAAVIGILQHTAAVIGILQHTTAVIGILQHTTAVVDILQHITAVIGILQHTRAVIGILQHTRAVIGNLTAY, from the exons ATGGAT CATACAAGAGCTGTGATTGGCATCCTACAGCATACAGCAGCTGTGATTGGCAACCTGCAGCATACAGCAGCTGTGATTGGCATCCTACAGCATACAACAGCTGTAATTGGCATCCTACAGCATACAGCAGCTGTGATTGGCATCCTACAGCATACAGCAGCTGTGATTGGCAACCTGCAGCATACAGCAGCTGTGATTGGCATCCTACAGCATACAGCAGCTGTGATTGGCATCCTGCAGCATACAGCAGCTGTGATTGGCATCCTACAGCATACAACAGCTGTGATTGGCATCCTACAGCATACAACAGCTGTGGTTGACATCCTGCAGCATATAACAGCTGTGATTGGCATCCTGCAGCATACAAGAGCTGTGATTGGCATCCTACAGCATACAAGAGCTGTGATTGGCAACCTTACAGCATATTAG